A DNA window from Hydrogenophaga taeniospiralis contains the following coding sequences:
- a CDS encoding ABC transporter permease yields MTQATSPFSWLARFFGAQAKQKLLAFASLIALLVVFSVLKPDAFMTQDNIIGILQSTTVIGVLAIASTFVIITSGIDLSVGVLMTFCAVMAGVFIVNLGFPLPLGIACALAMGALSGCISGLVITKLKVPPFIATLGMMMLLKGLSLLITQTRPIYFSDVEGFDQISLGSLIGDVFPSLPIPNGVLILFLVAAVCAVVLNKTALGRYTFALGSNEEAVRLSGVNVDRWKVIIYTFAGGICGISGLLIASRLNSAQPALGQGYELDAIAAVVIGGTSLSGGVGTILGTIIGAFIMSVLINGLRIMSVAQEWQMVLTGLIIILAVYTDNLRRNKK; encoded by the coding sequence ATGACACAAGCAACTTCCCCCTTCTCCTGGCTGGCCCGCTTTTTCGGGGCGCAGGCCAAACAAAAGCTGCTGGCCTTCGCCAGCCTGATCGCGCTGCTCGTGGTGTTCAGCGTGCTCAAGCCCGACGCCTTCATGACGCAGGACAACATCATCGGCATCCTGCAGTCCACCACGGTGATCGGCGTGCTCGCCATCGCCAGCACCTTCGTCATCATCACCTCGGGCATCGACCTCTCGGTGGGCGTGCTGATGACCTTCTGTGCCGTGATGGCGGGCGTCTTCATCGTGAACCTGGGCTTCCCGCTGCCGCTGGGCATCGCGTGTGCCCTGGCCATGGGCGCGCTGTCGGGCTGCATTTCAGGGCTGGTCATCACCAAGCTCAAGGTGCCGCCCTTCATCGCCACGCTGGGCATGATGATGCTGCTCAAAGGCCTGTCGCTGCTGATCACGCAGACACGCCCGATCTACTTCAGCGACGTGGAAGGCTTCGATCAGATTTCGCTGGGCTCGCTGATCGGCGACGTGTTCCCCTCGCTGCCCATTCCCAATGGCGTGCTGATCCTGTTCCTGGTGGCGGCGGTGTGCGCGGTGGTGCTGAACAAGACCGCCCTGGGCCGCTACACCTTCGCCCTGGGCAGCAACGAGGAAGCGGTGCGCCTGTCGGGCGTGAACGTGGACCGCTGGAAGGTCATCATCTACACCTTCGCGGGCGGTATCTGCGGCATCTCGGGCCTGCTGATCGCCTCGCGCCTGAACTCGGCCCAACCGGCCCTGGGCCAGGGCTACGAGCTCGACGCCATCGCCGCCGTGGTGATCGGCGGCACCTCGCTCAGCGGAGGCGTGGGCACGATTCTGGGAACCATCATCGGCGCTTTCATCATGAGCGTGCTGATCAACGGCTTGCGCATCATGTCGGTGGCGCAGGAGTGGCAAATGGTCTTGACCGGGCTGATCATCATCCTGGCCGTCTACACCGACAACCTGCGTCGCAACAAGAAATAG
- a CDS encoding fumarylacetoacetate hydrolase family protein — protein MKLLRYGSPGQEKPGVLDAQGRVRDLSGVIADVAGSALLPESLARLRSLNIDSLPLVAGTPQQDLRLGACVGQVGKFICIGLNYSDHAAESGMPVPPEPVVFNKWTSAIVGPDDAVEIPRGSVKTDWEVELGVVIGRGGRYIEPADALSHVAGYCVVNDVSEREYQLDRSGTWDKGKGCDTFGPTGPWLVTADEVPDPQALKMWLEVDGKRYQDGSTATMVYGVAFLISYLSRFMSLQPGDVISTGTPPGVGLGQKPPVYLRAGQTMRLGIDGLGIQTQTTVQA, from the coding sequence GTGAAACTCTTGCGCTACGGATCCCCCGGCCAGGAAAAACCCGGCGTGCTCGACGCCCAGGGTCGCGTGCGCGACCTCTCCGGCGTGATCGCCGACGTGGCCGGCTCGGCCCTGCTGCCCGAGAGCCTGGCGCGCCTGCGAAGCCTCAACATCGACAGCCTGCCGCTGGTGGCCGGCACGCCGCAACAGGACCTGCGCCTGGGTGCCTGCGTGGGCCAGGTGGGCAAGTTCATCTGCATCGGCCTGAACTACTCCGACCATGCCGCCGAGAGTGGCATGCCGGTGCCACCCGAGCCGGTGGTGTTCAACAAATGGACCAGCGCCATCGTCGGCCCCGACGACGCGGTGGAGATTCCACGCGGCTCGGTGAAGACCGACTGGGAAGTGGAGCTGGGCGTGGTGATCGGCCGCGGCGGGCGCTACATCGAGCCGGCCGACGCGCTGTCCCACGTGGCGGGCTACTGCGTGGTGAACGACGTGTCCGAACGCGAATACCAGCTCGACCGCAGCGGCACCTGGGACAAGGGCAAGGGCTGCGACACCTTCGGCCCCACCGGCCCCTGGCTGGTGACCGCCGACGAAGTGCCCGACCCGCAGGCGCTCAAGATGTGGCTGGAGGTGGACGGCAAGCGTTACCAGGACGGCAGCACCGCCACCATGGTCTACGGCGTGGCCTTCCTGATCAGTTACCTGAGCCGTTTCATGAGCCTGCAACCGGGCGACGTGATCTCCACCGGCACCCCTCCGGGCGTGGGCCTGGGGCAGAAACCCCCGGTCTACCTGCGCGCCGGACAGACCATGCGCCTGGGCATCGACGGCCTGGGCATCCAGACACAAACCACGGTGCAGGCCTGA
- a CDS encoding amidohydrolase family protein, translating into MKIDTHQHFWRYSAPEFPWISEAMPALRRDCLPSDNAAAMRTAGVDGVVAVQARTLADETDFLLGLADQCPEVLGVVGWADLGAADLEPRLRAWCAHPAFKGLRHILQDEADASAWVAAPAHQRGLQTLQRQQRVYDVLVFEHQLPAAVALCARHDAHWLVLDHVGKPALRDWVDAGAQASPGWGHALRELAAMPHVMCKLSGAVTETDWLNNHGLTLQDTRNILACFDQALEAFGPQRLMFGSDWPVCQLSSSYDVVHGLAEQWARSRLNAAEQEAFWSGNALRCYDLSPPPPAIP; encoded by the coding sequence ATGAAGATCGACACCCACCAGCACTTCTGGCGCTACAGCGCGCCGGAGTTTCCCTGGATCAGCGAGGCCATGCCGGCCCTGCGGCGCGACTGCCTGCCGTCCGACAACGCGGCGGCCATGCGCACGGCCGGCGTGGACGGTGTGGTGGCCGTGCAGGCGCGCACGCTGGCCGACGAGACCGACTTCCTGCTGGGGCTGGCCGACCAGTGCCCCGAGGTGCTGGGCGTGGTGGGCTGGGCCGACCTGGGCGCCGCCGATCTGGAGCCCCGGCTGCGGGCCTGGTGCGCACACCCGGCCTTCAAGGGCCTGCGCCACATCCTGCAGGACGAGGCCGATGCATCGGCCTGGGTGGCCGCGCCGGCCCACCAGCGCGGCCTGCAAACGCTGCAACGGCAGCAGCGCGTGTACGACGTGCTGGTGTTTGAACACCAGTTGCCCGCCGCGGTGGCGCTGTGCGCCCGCCACGACGCGCACTGGCTGGTGCTCGACCATGTGGGCAAACCCGCGCTGCGCGACTGGGTTGACGCAGGAGCGCAGGCCTCGCCCGGCTGGGGCCACGCCCTGCGCGAGCTCGCGGCGATGCCGCACGTGATGTGCAAGCTCTCCGGCGCGGTGACCGAAACCGACTGGCTGAACAACCACGGCCTGACGCTGCAAGACACCCGCAACATCCTCGCCTGCTTCGACCAGGCGCTGGAGGCGTTCGGCCCGCAGCGCCTGATGTTCGGCTCCGATTGGCCGGTGTGCCAGTTGTCATCCTCGTACGACGTGGTGCACGGCCTGGCCGAGCAGTGGGCGCGCTCGCGCCTGAATGCCGCGGAGCAAGAGGCTTTCTGGAGCGGCAACGCCCTGCGCTGTTACGACCTGAGCCCGCCGCCGCCCGCCATTCCATAA
- the eutC gene encoding ethanolamine ammonia-lyase subunit EutC, protein MTQPPPPTLPVLLDAPGPDPWAHLRRHTPARIALGRSGVSLPTREVLDFALAHAQARDAIHLPLDTEALQDGLRSAGWPAPLVLQSQAHDRHEYLLRPDLGRRLDTDSATRLAQSRADAAPAGGAPDLVLVLGDGLSALGIQQHAVPLLGAIRDALDPALRLGPLVLVRQARVAVADEVGQLLGAAMVAMIVGERPGLSSPDSVGIYLTHAPRLGCTDAQRNCISNVRPAGQDVVTAARRLAWLVGEGRRLGVTGVGLKDHSGLPMVSPAAIAGG, encoded by the coding sequence ATGACCCAACCCCCACCTCCCACGCTCCCCGTGCTCCTCGATGCGCCCGGCCCGGACCCCTGGGCCCACCTGCGCCGCCACACGCCCGCGCGCATCGCGCTCGGCCGCAGCGGGGTCAGCCTGCCCACGCGCGAGGTGCTGGACTTCGCACTCGCCCACGCCCAGGCGCGCGACGCGATCCACCTGCCGCTGGACACCGAGGCGCTGCAGGACGGCCTGCGCTCGGCCGGCTGGCCGGCCCCGCTGGTGCTGCAGAGCCAGGCGCACGACCGGCACGAATACCTCCTGCGGCCCGACCTGGGCCGGCGCCTGGACACCGACAGCGCCACCCGCCTGGCACAGAGCCGGGCCGACGCGGCGCCCGCCGGCGGCGCACCCGATCTGGTGCTGGTGCTGGGCGACGGCCTGTCGGCGCTGGGCATCCAGCAGCACGCCGTGCCCCTGCTCGGCGCCATCCGAGACGCGCTCGACCCGGCCCTGCGCCTGGGCCCGCTGGTGCTGGTGCGCCAGGCCCGTGTGGCGGTGGCCGACGAGGTGGGCCAGCTGCTGGGCGCGGCCATGGTGGCCATGATCGTGGGCGAACGCCCGGGCCTGAGCTCGCCCGACAGCGTGGGCATCTACCTCACCCACGCGCCCCGGCTGGGCTGCACCGACGCGCAACGCAACTGCATCTCCAACGTGCGGCCGGCCGGGCAGGACGTGGTCACCGCCGCGCGGCGCCTGGCCTGGCTGGTCGGCGAAGGCCGCCGTCTGGGCGTCACGGGCGTGGGGCTCAAGGACCACAGCGGCCTGCCCATGGTGAGCCCGGCGGCCATTGCTGGGGGTTGA
- a CDS encoding L-fuconate dehydratase, with amino-acid sequence MSVIVSMRVVDVRFPTSQHLDGSDAMNPDPDYSAAYVILETDLPGLEGHGLTFTIGRGNEICCAAIEAMRHLVVGLDMAWVTEDMGRFWRYITSDSQLRWIGPDKGAIHLATGAVVNAVWDLWAKQEGVPVWELVARMSPEEIVKLIDFRYITDCITPEEALALLKERAVGKEERWETLEREGYPCYTTSAGWLGYDDDKLRRLCQEAIDAGFNHIKLKVGRDKADDIRRLRIAREVLGPNRHLMIDANQVWEVNQAVDWVRELAFAKPWFIEEPTSPDDIEGHRVIREGVAPVKVATGEMCQNRIVFKQLIMRGAIDVVQIDACRLGGVNEILAVMLMAAKYKLPVCPHAGGVGLCEYVQHLSMIDYLCIAGTRVGRVIEYVDHLHEHFRDPCVIRGAAYMPPRAAGFSIEMKPASLKQYEFQPRAA; translated from the coding sequence ATGAGCGTCATCGTTTCCATGCGCGTCGTAGACGTGCGCTTCCCCACGTCCCAACACCTGGATGGCTCGGACGCCATGAATCCGGACCCGGACTATTCCGCGGCCTATGTGATTCTGGAGACCGACCTGCCCGGTCTGGAGGGCCACGGCCTGACCTTCACCATCGGGCGCGGCAATGAAATCTGCTGCGCCGCCATCGAGGCCATGCGCCACCTGGTGGTGGGCCTGGACATGGCCTGGGTGACCGAGGACATGGGCCGCTTCTGGCGCTACATCACGTCGGACAGCCAGCTGCGCTGGATCGGCCCCGACAAGGGCGCGATCCACCTGGCCACGGGCGCGGTGGTCAACGCCGTGTGGGACCTGTGGGCCAAGCAGGAAGGCGTGCCGGTGTGGGAACTGGTGGCGCGCATGAGCCCCGAGGAAATCGTCAAGCTGATCGACTTCCGCTACATCACCGACTGCATCACACCCGAAGAAGCCCTGGCCCTGCTCAAGGAGCGCGCCGTGGGCAAGGAAGAGCGCTGGGAAACGCTGGAGCGCGAAGGCTACCCCTGCTACACCACCTCGGCCGGCTGGCTGGGCTACGACGACGACAAACTGCGCCGCCTCTGCCAGGAGGCCATCGACGCCGGCTTCAACCACATCAAGCTCAAGGTGGGCCGCGACAAGGCCGACGACATCCGCCGCCTGCGCATCGCGCGCGAGGTGCTCGGGCCGAACCGCCACCTCATGATCGACGCCAACCAGGTGTGGGAAGTGAACCAGGCCGTGGACTGGGTGCGCGAACTGGCTTTCGCCAAGCCCTGGTTCATCGAAGAGCCCACCAGCCCGGACGACATCGAAGGCCACCGCGTGATCCGCGAGGGCGTGGCCCCGGTGAAGGTGGCCACGGGCGAGATGTGCCAGAACCGCATCGTCTTCAAGCAGCTCATCATGCGCGGCGCCATCGACGTGGTGCAAATCGATGCCTGCCGCCTGGGCGGTGTGAACGAGATCCTGGCCGTGATGCTGATGGCCGCCAAGTACAAGCTGCCGGTGTGCCCGCACGCGGGCGGCGTGGGCTTGTGCGAGTACGTGCAACACCTCTCGATGATCGACTACCTGTGCATCGCCGGCACCCGCGTGGGTCGCGTGATCGAGTACGTGGACCACCTGCACGAACATTTCAGGGATCCTTGCGTCATCCGGGGCGCGGCCTACATGCCGCCGCGGGCCGCGGGCTTCTCGATCGAGATGAAGCCGGCGTCCCTGAAGCAGTACGAATTCCAGCCCCGGGCCGCATGA
- the eat gene encoding ethanolamine permease: MSTPPKQVSRELKPVLGVFSLWGIAVGLVISGEYFGWSYGWASAGTLGFLLATVFVALMYTTFIFSFTELSTAIPHAGGPFAYARRAFGPTGGFIAGFATLVEFVFAPPAISLAIGAYLGLQFPSLDPKMAALGAYAIFITLNALGVGIAAMFELVVTLLAVAELLVFAGVVAPGWSLANFTANGWAGSSEFTMGTWAGIFASIPFAIWFFLAIEGAAMAAEEAKEPRRTIPVAYITGILTLVALAFLVMVMAGGVGDWKQLSNINDPLPQAMKMVVGESSTWLHMLVWIGLFGLVASFHGIILGYSRQMFALARAGYLPAYFAKVHPRFKTPVRALVGGGVIGVIAVFSDEWVSFGGLPLTANIVTMAVLGALVMYIISMAALFKLRASEPLLERPFRAPFYPLFPAIALVCGLVCLLAVVYFNAMLSVLFLGLMALAYGYFRVTSAQRDAAPVDAMLGVVE, translated from the coding sequence ATGTCAACCCCCCCCAAACAGGTATCGCGCGAGCTCAAGCCCGTGCTGGGCGTCTTCTCCCTCTGGGGCATCGCCGTCGGTCTGGTCATTTCCGGCGAATACTTCGGCTGGAGCTATGGCTGGGCCAGCGCGGGCACCCTGGGCTTTCTGCTGGCCACGGTGTTCGTGGCGCTGATGTACACCACCTTCATCTTCAGCTTCACCGAGCTGTCCACCGCCATCCCCCACGCCGGCGGTCCCTTCGCCTACGCCCGGCGCGCCTTCGGCCCCACCGGCGGTTTCATCGCGGGCTTCGCCACGCTGGTGGAGTTCGTCTTCGCGCCGCCGGCGATCTCGCTGGCCATCGGCGCCTACCTGGGGCTGCAGTTCCCCTCGCTCGACCCCAAGATGGCGGCGCTGGGCGCCTACGCCATCTTCATCACCCTCAACGCTCTGGGCGTGGGCATCGCCGCCATGTTCGAGCTGGTGGTGACCCTGCTGGCCGTGGCCGAGCTGCTGGTGTTCGCCGGCGTGGTCGCGCCCGGCTGGTCGCTGGCCAATTTCACCGCCAACGGCTGGGCCGGTTCCAGCGAATTCACCATGGGCACCTGGGCCGGCATCTTCGCCTCCATCCCCTTTGCCATCTGGTTCTTCCTGGCCATTGAAGGCGCCGCCATGGCCGCCGAAGAAGCCAAGGAACCGCGCCGCACCATCCCCGTGGCCTACATCACCGGCATCCTCACCCTGGTGGCGCTGGCCTTCCTGGTGATGGTCATGGCCGGTGGCGTGGGCGACTGGAAACAGCTCTCCAACATCAACGACCCGCTGCCCCAGGCCATGAAGATGGTGGTGGGTGAGTCCAGCACCTGGCTGCACATGCTGGTGTGGATCGGCCTGTTCGGCCTGGTGGCCTCGTTCCACGGCATCATCCTGGGCTACTCGCGCCAGATGTTCGCCCTGGCCCGCGCCGGCTACCTGCCCGCCTACTTCGCCAAGGTGCACCCGCGTTTCAAGACCCCGGTGCGCGCCCTGGTGGGCGGCGGCGTGATCGGCGTGATCGCCGTCTTCAGCGACGAATGGGTCAGCTTCGGCGGCCTGCCGCTCACCGCCAACATCGTGACCATGGCCGTGCTGGGCGCGCTGGTGATGTACATCATCTCCATGGCCGCGCTGTTCAAGCTGCGCGCCAGCGAACCGCTGCTGGAGCGTCCGTTCCGCGCACCGTTCTACCCGCTGTTTCCGGCGATTGCCCTGGTCTGTGGCCTGGTGTGCCTGCTCGCGGTGGTGTACTTCAACGCCATGCTCTCGGTGCTGTTCCTGGGCCTGATGGCACTGGCCTACGGCTACTTCCGGGTCACTTCCGCGCAGCGCGACGCCGCCCCGGTGGATGCCATGCTGGGCGTGGTGGAATGA
- a CDS encoding ABC transporter substrate-binding protein has product MNAKRKLLALTAGLALAGFTSFASAQEVYIPLVSKGFQHQFWQAVKQGADQAAKDYKVKVTFEGPETEQQVDKQIDMLSAAMAKKPAAIGFAALDSKAAIPLLKKAQAAKIPVIAFDSGVDSDIPVTTATTNNVSAAALAADKLAEKIGGEGEVAVIAHDQTSRTGVDRRDGFLNQIKAKYPKIKVVDVQYGGDQLKSAEIAKALMQAHPKLKGIFGTNEPGAIGAGKGVKEAKKTGVVIIGFDSGKAQKDMINDGTIAGAITQNPVGIGYKTVEAAVKALKGEKLPKIIDTGFYYYDKSNMNDPKIAAVLYD; this is encoded by the coding sequence ATGAACGCAAAGAGAAAACTGCTGGCCTTGACCGCCGGCCTGGCACTGGCTGGCTTCACCAGCTTCGCATCGGCCCAGGAGGTGTACATCCCCCTGGTGTCCAAGGGCTTCCAGCACCAGTTCTGGCAGGCCGTGAAGCAGGGAGCCGATCAGGCCGCCAAGGACTACAAGGTGAAGGTGACTTTCGAAGGACCGGAAACCGAACAGCAGGTGGACAAGCAGATCGACATGCTCTCGGCCGCCATGGCGAAAAAACCGGCGGCCATCGGCTTCGCCGCGCTCGACAGCAAGGCCGCCATTCCCCTGCTGAAGAAGGCGCAAGCGGCCAAGATTCCGGTGATCGCCTTTGACTCGGGTGTGGACAGCGACATCCCCGTGACCACGGCGACCACCAACAACGTGTCGGCCGCGGCCCTGGCCGCCGACAAGCTGGCCGAGAAGATCGGTGGCGAAGGCGAAGTGGCGGTGATCGCCCACGACCAGACCAGCCGCACCGGCGTGGACCGCCGCGATGGTTTCCTGAACCAGATCAAGGCCAAGTACCCCAAGATCAAGGTGGTGGACGTGCAGTACGGTGGCGACCAGCTGAAGTCGGCCGAGATCGCCAAGGCGCTGATGCAGGCACACCCCAAGCTCAAGGGCATTTTCGGCACCAATGAACCCGGCGCCATCGGCGCGGGCAAGGGCGTCAAGGAAGCCAAGAAGACGGGTGTGGTGATCATCGGCTTCGACTCCGGCAAGGCCCAGAAGGACATGATCAACGACGGCACCATCGCCGGCGCGATCACCCAGAACCCGGTCGGCATTGGCTACAAGACGGTGGAAGCGGCCGTGAAGGCGCTCAAGGGCGAGAAGCTGCCCAAAATCATCGACACCGGTTTCTACTACTACGACAAGTCGAACATGAACGATCCCAAGATCGCCGCGGTTCTGTACGACTGA
- a CDS encoding ethanolamine ammonia-lyase subunit EutB: MAKATPLRSGDCLAGLAAATEQERVAARWVLADVPLRRFLDEALIPYEDDEVTRLIIDSHDAAAFAPVASLTVGGFRDWLLGAQATPEALRRLAPGLTPEMVAAVSKLMRNQDLMLVARRCEVITRFRNTQGLRGHLSVRLQPNHPTDDPAGIVASMIDGLMHGAGDAVVGINPVSDSVPDLVRLNHLLAEVLARGAIPTQTCVLTHVTNTMQAMQLGAPVDLVFQSIAGTQAANQSFGIDLALLDEAHAMAQALGRGTVGHNVMYFETGQGSALSANAHHGVDQQTCEARAYAVARRYQPLLVNTVVGFIGPEYLYDGKQITRAGLEDHFCGKLLGLPMGCDICYTNHAEADSDDMDNLMVLLATAGLNFLIGVPGADDVMLNYQSTSFHDALVLRELLGLKRAPEFEAWLQGVGVTGAQGQLLPAPRQPALPATLWALPETP; encoded by the coding sequence ATGGCCAAGGCCACGCCCCTGCGCTCGGGCGACTGCCTGGCCGGCCTGGCCGCCGCCACCGAGCAGGAGCGCGTGGCCGCGCGCTGGGTGCTGGCCGACGTGCCGCTGCGGCGCTTTCTGGACGAAGCACTCATCCCCTACGAAGACGACGAGGTCACCCGGCTCATCATCGACAGCCACGACGCCGCCGCCTTCGCCCCGGTGGCCTCGCTCACCGTGGGCGGTTTTCGCGACTGGCTGCTCGGCGCGCAGGCCACGCCCGAGGCGCTGCGCCGGCTCGCGCCCGGCCTCACGCCCGAGATGGTGGCCGCCGTGAGCAAGCTCATGCGCAACCAGGACCTGATGCTGGTGGCGCGCCGCTGCGAGGTGATCACCCGCTTTCGCAACACCCAGGGCCTGCGGGGCCACCTCTCGGTGCGGCTGCAGCCCAACCACCCCACCGACGACCCCGCCGGCATCGTCGCCAGCATGATCGACGGCCTGATGCACGGCGCGGGCGACGCCGTGGTCGGCATCAACCCGGTGTCCGACAGCGTGCCCGACCTGGTGCGGCTGAACCACCTGCTGGCCGAGGTGCTGGCGCGCGGCGCCATCCCCACCCAGACCTGCGTGCTCACCCACGTCACCAACACCATGCAGGCCATGCAGCTGGGCGCGCCGGTGGACCTGGTGTTCCAGTCCATCGCCGGCACCCAGGCCGCCAACCAGTCCTTCGGCATCGACCTGGCCCTGCTCGACGAAGCCCACGCCATGGCCCAGGCGCTGGGCCGGGGCACGGTGGGCCACAACGTGATGTATTTCGAGACCGGCCAGGGCAGCGCCCTGTCGGCCAACGCCCACCACGGCGTGGACCAGCAGACCTGCGAGGCCCGTGCCTACGCCGTGGCGCGGCGCTACCAGCCGTTGCTGGTGAACACCGTGGTCGGCTTCATCGGCCCCGAGTACCTGTACGACGGCAAGCAGATCACCCGCGCCGGCCTGGAAGACCACTTCTGCGGCAAGCTGCTGGGCCTGCCCATGGGCTGCGACATCTGCTACACCAACCACGCCGAGGCCGACAGCGACGACATGGACAACCTCATGGTGCTGCTGGCCACCGCGGGGCTGAACTTCCTGATCGGCGTGCCCGGTGCCGACGACGTGATGCTGAACTACCAGAGCACCTCGTTCCACGACGCGCTGGTGCTGCGCGAGTTGCTGGGCCTGAAACGCGCGCCCGAGTTCGAGGCCTGGCTGCAGGGCGTGGGTGTGACCGGCGCGCAGGGGCAGCTGCTGCCAGCGCCGCGCCAGCCCGCCTTGCCCGCCACGCTGTGGGCGTTGCCAGAGACGCCATGA
- a CDS encoding SDR family oxidoreductase — translation MDLHLKDKVVIVTGGASGIGAAISLTLAQEGAVPVILGKSPMSAAFTQQLQATGARHRFIQLELSDEAACAAAVAQTVGEFGRIDGLVNNAGVNDSVGLDAGRDAFLGSLERNLIHYYVMAHYCVPHLKATRGAIVNVSSKTALTGQGNTSGYTASKGAQLSLTREWAASLLADGVRVNAVLPAEVMTPLYARWIESFENPEDKLASITRKIPLGQRMTTSEEIARTCVFLLSDASSHTTGQWLFVDGGYTHLDRALS, via the coding sequence ATGGACCTGCATCTGAAAGACAAAGTGGTCATCGTCACCGGTGGCGCCAGCGGCATCGGCGCCGCCATCTCGCTCACCCTGGCCCAGGAGGGCGCCGTGCCCGTGATCCTGGGCAAGAGCCCGATGTCGGCGGCGTTCACGCAGCAGCTGCAGGCCACGGGGGCGCGCCACCGGTTCATCCAGCTGGAGCTGTCCGACGAGGCCGCCTGCGCCGCCGCGGTGGCGCAGACGGTGGGCGAGTTCGGCCGCATCGACGGCCTGGTGAACAACGCAGGCGTCAACGACAGCGTGGGCCTGGACGCCGGGCGCGACGCCTTCCTCGGTTCGCTGGAGCGCAACCTGATCCACTACTACGTGATGGCGCATTACTGCGTGCCGCACCTGAAGGCCACGCGCGGCGCCATCGTCAACGTGTCGTCCAAGACCGCGCTCACGGGCCAGGGCAACACCAGCGGCTACACCGCGTCCAAGGGCGCGCAACTGTCCCTGACCCGGGAGTGGGCCGCCTCCCTGCTCGCCGACGGCGTGCGGGTGAACGCGGTGCTGCCCGCCGAGGTCATGACACCGCTGTACGCGCGCTGGATCGAGAGCTTCGAAAACCCCGAAGACAAGCTCGCCAGCATCACGCGCAAGATCCCGCTCGGCCAGCGCATGACCACCTCGGAAGAGATCGCGCGCACCTGCGTGTTCCTGTTGTCGGACGCCTCGTCCCACACCACCGGGCAATGGTTGTTCGTCGATGGGGGCTACACCCATCTGGACCGCGCCCTGTCCTGA
- a CDS encoding L-rhamnose mutarotase, with product MRYALALDLVDDAQRIAEYEQAHERIWPEVRDHLRAQGVLDMEIYRLGTRLFMVMEVDPAVYSVQAMAEASLANPVIQRWETLMWTYQAPTPWTPAGEKWVFMDRIFSLASQ from the coding sequence ATGCGCTACGCCCTGGCACTCGATCTGGTGGACGACGCCCAACGCATCGCCGAGTACGAACAGGCCCACGAACGCATCTGGCCCGAGGTGCGCGACCACCTGCGCGCGCAGGGTGTGCTGGACATGGAGATCTACCGCCTGGGCACGCGCCTGTTCATGGTGATGGAGGTGGACCCCGCCGTGTACAGCGTGCAGGCCATGGCCGAGGCCTCGCTGGCCAATCCGGTCATCCAGCGTTGGGAGACGCTGATGTGGACCTACCAGGCACCCACGCCCTGGACGCCGGCAGGGGAAAAGTGGGTATTCATGGACCGCATCTTTTCCCTCGCCAGCCAGTAG